A genomic window from Slackia heliotrinireducens DSM 20476 includes:
- a CDS encoding PaaI family thioesterase has product MPQLDLTNAALPEGATLEEVQAVFVRDRFAQTACNEPEILIAEKGHAKVRMDVTEDHVNVKRTVMGGAMFTLADYAFAIASCIGQAPTVSVTSTIEFLNAGTGNEMYAECTMDKMGRSMCYADVKVTDENDRVLAIVKMTGYRLG; this is encoded by the coding sequence ATGCCCCAGCTCGACCTGACCAATGCCGCTCTTCCCGAAGGTGCCACCCTCGAAGAGGTGCAGGCTGTGTTCGTTCGCGACCGCTTCGCGCAGACCGCCTGCAACGAACCGGAGATCCTTATCGCCGAGAAGGGCCACGCCAAGGTGCGCATGGACGTAACAGAGGACCACGTCAACGTGAAGCGGACCGTCATGGGCGGCGCCATGTTCACGCTGGCGGACTACGCCTTCGCCATCGCATCCTGCATCGGCCAGGCGCCCACGGTGTCAGTAACCTCCACTATCGAGTTTCTGAACGCCGGCACCGGCAACGAGATGTATGCGGAATGCACGATGGACAAGATGGGCCGCAGCATGTGCTACGCCGATGTCAAAGTGACCGACGAGAACGACCGCGTGCTGGCCATCGTGAAGATGACCGGGTACCGCCTAGGCTAA
- a CDS encoding Cna B-type domain-containing protein yields MNTRKRGPRLVASLLSVLLAVNCLSVASLAFASEPLDSEEPAAVVQPVDGDTAVSTLETAESDEAEQSAAQDQPVGAEVEADTDAAAAAAAEGDSRSQEAADEQPKAEASDASDANDEAVTVQAEGTDDSAVVTLAVQNNVITSFEALLQDGSGPVGNVSQWQVFRMKGNFELPNGQVHAGDTTTITLPEKLKFNQTAAFDITDENGNVIGQAVIDGANKTVTITWTDFAETHSDVSGDFYFYVQIDRNMVDEAEDIPLNFDVSGNVVYGGDIHFIGIPDPAPYYMSKNGYQVQGKPRYIHFQIPINTIGADIQNAKLTDGVVNPGLTIDASSFRILEGTWVKIKGDWELQNRTDVTSNYTVQFSDDMRSFTLDMGTISASQGFYVIYDTVASYDLVDGEVIRNDATFTGNGSELRHISATATYFEAGGSAVGYVYAINVRKVDEDGAALAGAQFNVVRVANGAVVGTITTDASGNGSLSGLLKDDYQLVETVAPVGYTLLSEPVDVSAGSFDSNKTANVVVENSLERTSIPVSKVWVGPAAGSVTMRLMADGVETDSLVLSERNNWQGSFDDLPVYDPVDGHEITYLVTEDDVDGYSQEFTVAEDGSYVFTNTNNEIVIVNGTKTWDDADDQDGMRPESITVRLLADGVEIMQDTVGAEDDWSWEFAALPKYDLVDNHEIAYTVTEDAVEGYSPEYNGFNVTNKHTPDKTSVTVVKAWDDADNKDGIRPDQVTVRLLANGEDTGKSVVLNAENNWEASFGDLDLKAGGTAIVYTVAEDEVDGYTAVITGDAQTGFVITNTHEPVVPPTPPSVEKPTDTPKDTPKDMPKKSVEQPKTKSKAKPSIPKTGDDLAPGMLALGALAVAGAGCLVWARRTKRNLQDR; encoded by the coding sequence ATGAACACAAGGAAACGGGGACCGCGCCTTGTCGCGTCGCTGCTCAGCGTTCTGCTTGCGGTAAACTGCCTGAGCGTTGCAAGCTTGGCATTCGCATCCGAACCGCTTGATTCGGAAGAGCCTGCGGCTGTCGTACAGCCTGTCGATGGGGATACTGCTGTTTCGACGCTGGAAACGGCCGAAAGTGACGAGGCCGAGCAGTCTGCAGCCCAGGACCAGCCGGTTGGAGCCGAGGTCGAGGCTGACACCGACGCCGCAGCCGCAGCCGCTGCGGAAGGCGATTCCCGAAGCCAAGAGGCCGCCGACGAGCAGCCCAAAGCGGAAGCGTCCGACGCCTCTGATGCAAACGACGAGGCCGTGACCGTGCAGGCGGAAGGAACCGACGATTCCGCCGTTGTGACGCTTGCGGTTCAGAACAACGTCATCACCAGTTTCGAAGCTTTGCTTCAGGACGGAAGCGGGCCTGTCGGCAACGTGAGCCAGTGGCAGGTCTTCCGCATGAAAGGCAACTTCGAGCTGCCTAACGGGCAGGTGCATGCAGGCGACACTACCACCATCACCCTTCCCGAAAAGCTGAAATTCAATCAGACCGCGGCATTCGACATCACCGACGAGAACGGCAATGTCATCGGCCAGGCCGTTATTGACGGAGCGAACAAAACCGTGACGATCACCTGGACCGATTTCGCCGAAACGCATTCCGATGTGTCGGGCGACTTTTATTTCTACGTCCAAATTGACCGCAATATGGTGGATGAGGCGGAGGACATCCCGCTGAATTTCGACGTGAGCGGCAACGTGGTGTACGGCGGCGACATCCACTTCATCGGCATTCCCGATCCTGCTCCGTATTACATGAGCAAGAACGGATATCAGGTCCAGGGCAAGCCCAGGTACATCCATTTCCAGATTCCGATCAACACTATCGGTGCAGATATCCAGAACGCGAAGCTGACCGACGGGGTAGTGAACCCCGGCCTGACCATCGACGCGAGTTCCTTCAGGATTCTGGAAGGCACGTGGGTCAAGATCAAGGGCGACTGGGAACTGCAGAACAGGACCGATGTCACGTCCAACTACACGGTTCAGTTCTCCGACGATATGAGGTCATTCACCCTCGACATGGGTACCATTTCCGCCAGCCAGGGCTTCTACGTCATCTACGATACGGTGGCATCCTACGACCTGGTAGACGGCGAGGTCATCCGCAACGACGCGACCTTCACCGGCAACGGCTCGGAGCTGCGTCACATATCTGCAACGGCCACGTACTTTGAAGCCGGCGGATCGGCTGTCGGATACGTGTACGCCATCAACGTGCGCAAGGTGGACGAAGACGGAGCCGCGCTTGCGGGAGCCCAGTTCAACGTGGTGCGCGTAGCCAACGGAGCCGTCGTGGGCACCATCACCACCGACGCGAGCGGCAACGGCTCGCTTTCCGGCCTGCTGAAGGACGACTACCAGCTGGTCGAAACCGTGGCGCCTGTGGGATACACCCTGCTGAGCGAGCCGGTCGACGTGTCGGCAGGTTCGTTCGACAGCAACAAGACGGCCAACGTGGTTGTCGAGAACAGCCTGGAGAGGACGTCCATCCCCGTTTCGAAGGTGTGGGTCGGACCCGCAGCGGGTTCCGTCACCATGAGGCTGATGGCCGACGGTGTCGAAACGGACTCTCTGGTCCTTTCCGAGCGGAACAACTGGCAGGGGTCCTTCGACGACCTGCCGGTGTACGACCCGGTGGACGGGCATGAGATCACCTATCTGGTGACCGAAGACGACGTGGACGGCTATTCGCAGGAATTCACGGTGGCCGAAGATGGCTCGTACGTGTTCACCAACACGAATAACGAAATCGTAATTGTGAACGGCACGAAGACCTGGGACGACGCCGACGACCAGGACGGCATGCGCCCCGAAAGCATCACGGTCCGTCTTTTGGCCGACGGAGTTGAGATAATGCAGGATACCGTTGGCGCCGAGGACGACTGGTCCTGGGAGTTTGCGGCTCTGCCCAAATATGATCTGGTCGACAATCACGAGATTGCCTATACCGTGACCGAAGACGCAGTTGAGGGGTATTCCCCCGAATACAACGGGTTCAACGTTACGAACAAGCACACCCCGGACAAGACCAGCGTCACCGTTGTGAAGGCGTGGGACGATGCGGACAACAAGGACGGCATCAGGCCTGACCAAGTGACGGTGCGCCTGCTGGCCAACGGTGAGGACACGGGCAAGAGCGTCGTGCTGAACGCCGAGAACAACTGGGAGGCCAGCTTCGGCGACCTGGACCTCAAGGCCGGCGGCACGGCCATCGTCTACACCGTGGCCGAGGATGAGGTCGACGGCTACACCGCTGTCATCACGGGCGATGCGCAGACCGGATTCGTTATCACGAACACCCATGAGCCGGTTGTTCCGCCTACGCCGCCGAGTGTGGAGAAGCCGACGGACACGCCGAAGGATACTCCGAAGGACATGCCGAAGAAATCGGTCGAGCAGCCGAAGACCAAGTCCAAGGCAAAACCGTCGATTCCCAAGACCGGCGATGATCTTGCACCCGGCATGCTCGCCCTTGGTGCATTGGCCGTGGCTGGAGCCGGTTGCCTTGTTTGGGCTCGCAGAACGAAGCGCAACCTGCAGGATAGGTAG
- a CDS encoding PaaI family thioesterase, giving the protein MRCRTVMGGAMFTLADYAFAIASCIGQAPTVSVASTIEFLNAGTGNEMYAECTMDKMGRSMCYADVKVTDENDRVLAIVKMTGYRLK; this is encoded by the coding sequence GTGCGTTGTCGGACCGTCATGGGCGGCGCCATGTTCACGCTGGCGGACTACGCCTTCGCCATCGCATCCTGCATCGGCCAGGCGCCCACGGTGTCAGTAGCCTCCACTATCGAGTTTCTGAACGCCGGCACCGGCAACGAGATGTATGCGGAATGCACGATGGACAAGATGGGCCGCAGCATGTGCTACGCCGATGTCAAAGTGACCGACGAGAACGACCGCGTGCTGGCCATCGTGAAGATGACCGGGTACCGCTTGAAATAG
- a CDS encoding M18 family aminopeptidase yields MDALQTTQELIRFIEESPTAFHAVAAIRQRLDQAGFVYLSECDPWGVVPGGRYYTVRNGSSLVAFAVGESVRPDDFHFQMTAAHTDNCTYKVKAVPELEGPEEYLRLNVEAYGGIIDGSWLDRPLGLAGRVMVREDGRVVSRLLDIRKDVAIIPSVAIHMNRDVNKGVAFNRQVDLCPLFSAGLLKKGAFLQMVAGELGVAPDDVLGFDLFLVNHQPASVWGWAGEFVSAPKLDDLQCAYASLVAFTETDAPATSINVYAAFDNEEVGSNTKQGAMSTFLVDVLTRVNAALGGADEQYRRAVAKSFLVSCDNAHAVHPNHPEKTDAENKALLNSGIVIKEAANQKYTTDAFGRAVFMDIVSRAGVPVQVFANRSDSVGGSTLGNLSNIQVSVHALDIGIPQLAMHSSYETAGVADTRYAVEALAAFFGADIQIESADFAVIG; encoded by the coding sequence ATGGACGCTTTGCAGACTACTCAGGAATTGATTCGGTTCATCGAGGAGTCACCGACGGCGTTTCATGCGGTTGCTGCTATCCGGCAGCGCCTTGACCAGGCGGGGTTCGTCTATCTGTCCGAATGCGACCCGTGGGGTGTCGTGCCGGGCGGCCGGTACTACACGGTGCGCAACGGCTCCAGCCTTGTCGCGTTCGCGGTAGGCGAAAGCGTCCGGCCCGACGATTTCCACTTCCAGATGACCGCGGCCCATACCGACAACTGCACCTACAAGGTGAAAGCGGTGCCTGAGCTGGAAGGCCCCGAAGAATATCTGCGCTTGAACGTCGAGGCCTACGGCGGGATCATCGACGGCTCTTGGCTGGACCGGCCGCTGGGGCTGGCGGGACGCGTCATGGTGCGCGAGGACGGTCGCGTGGTCAGCCGTCTGTTGGACATCCGCAAGGACGTGGCCATCATCCCGAGTGTGGCCATCCACATGAACCGCGACGTCAACAAGGGTGTGGCCTTCAACCGCCAGGTGGATCTGTGCCCGCTGTTTTCCGCAGGTTTGTTGAAAAAGGGCGCGTTCCTGCAGATGGTAGCCGGCGAGCTGGGTGTCGCGCCAGACGATGTGCTGGGTTTCGACCTGTTCCTGGTGAACCATCAGCCGGCCAGCGTGTGGGGCTGGGCGGGCGAGTTCGTCTCGGCGCCGAAGCTGGACGACTTGCAGTGTGCCTATGCCTCGCTTGTGGCTTTCACGGAGACGGATGCGCCTGCCACCTCGATAAACGTGTATGCCGCCTTCGACAACGAAGAGGTCGGCTCCAATACCAAACAGGGGGCCATGTCCACGTTTTTGGTCGACGTTCTGACCCGCGTCAACGCCGCGCTGGGCGGAGCAGATGAGCAATACCGCCGCGCTGTCGCGAAATCGTTCCTCGTGAGCTGCGACAACGCCCATGCGGTGCACCCGAACCACCCCGAGAAGACCGACGCCGAGAACAAAGCGCTGCTCAACAGCGGTATCGTCATCAAGGAGGCGGCCAACCAGAAGTACACCACCGATGCGTTCGGGCGGGCGGTGTTTATGGACATCGTCTCCAGGGCGGGCGTGCCGGTGCAGGTGTTTGCCAACCGCAGCGATTCCGTAGGTGGGTCAACTTTGGGAAATCTGTCGAATATCCAGGTCAGCGTGCATGCGCTGGACATCGGTATCCCTCAGCTGGCCATGCATTCGTCCTACGAGACGGCAGGCGTGGCAGATACCCGTTATGCCGTCGAGGCGCTGGCGGCTTTCTTCGGCGCGGACATCCAGATCGAGTCTGCAGATTTCGCTGTCATCGGCTAG